A single region of the Glycine max cultivar Williams 82 chromosome 20, Glycine_max_v4.0, whole genome shotgun sequence genome encodes:
- the LOC100816990 gene encoding uncharacterized protein isoform X1, producing the protein MSAMEKHVVQIFERKKRIIDQSRQQCHLWEQHLFPKLRLNGIPPPPWLCNSSRHADPQGLSKDDLVSEVLISQPQYRVPFPSVCSNLDSVSYGVQYPIGLHNEGRALEKECNTGDGVSNFPDCPVNYAVCASSGPPELDSGAVSPPQNQIETRASDSHHDPAPSLAKLQRSKSRQKALELRNSAKAPRRLSGEDDNACVCAGTVTGSAPSTQEAEHAMESDVVKDFHSNIQSCSMEEMEACVYVTNYSGRMTRSKSSSQKFNSLNVASPSVAKEDGPLPNNLNESFEIVNQPCFANASCGINEANKREYQSKEAGKSVYDERLTESRSSSQARCNRELLKLDSTLGSGKGVDFCDHRQPITHAQLTDLSKASDCNNGSGRNTVKDGNSCLSKQESNIHGMIKLLRGSCPSPGHDLMMTGGFVRSIDKSVPLPQPSISQNSQDLVLSVVGTFNSQKDLDFSALKPNDRLSRSGSEKIEKVLKSSRYNFCEQSATCSESAGKKSWNVPPTKLDARRLSSSPEYSKLDTEIGRNSADKENVAALAASGKMRAVVTSANEGSLRPVSSSNLYGGPSNLESVYVEAAVDEKVLDVQENIPYGALPTDNVEHRSAAIVGKVEADFDGLVEKDPYCVIPKVGQNVSVLKPPTDFTMSVMPKQLDFDDVEETSMSGICSPDLKEGQQGVSPEEPLNSLEPVKLLEEETSSVCQSKCNSLGEMPSLQMQEVPIREEEPRMEYCASHLEEEDIARETLSAAPPNKEMPMVQNGFCILTSSLMNHSCPSQVAGENSSRSLSKEVMPTKFVSVNSTLENDESSAKLADSSEAVTGNDLHKSTDANVTNFTVAFPFSAPMADVNVGLARQGPNSITLCQDGDVLRKTLLSEGKITSFSPDFQIFRSSTKSFTYDVEHSCPQHKRRKIEIETERFRAASSNLLEKPCDSIDQRPASRNLSIEEDSREIALEVQNLPSDPEDDIGHQSISNIPTDEMQYNGECQTMEDSSLKVRKEEKCTLDGRDRSEDTLLLAVANPSGFSIDSTMGCTMDEKVESWHHQVSCGQECAEHLSCVEKSTSSRRVYPGGNAKFSDGMSASPGMQCLDLVGTDETIPELEGFIMQADNAQPCITGDQMDLEEMDLEKMDLEEIDLPSNSIDYTSLGKSRFMHSSLCNTLTPYKIHNVPEPYQSLPNGLLKGLGIRTSLPLSDGSPRSLSDCQPNCKGQYTSSVQTLWDRINSNLGSSGKRRSLKLDLPCITEENENVDEIPGTFQRGIGSEGMAGSNIREPLAEIVDNANPSTSVLQDDILTGGRKDILSTEFNLSGTCDKVKNKLDKQDGNRKRFTRKGKENHNISLGANGVKRTAGSVCKRPKLSGKDSMKQGPINNIVSNVSSFIPLVQQKQAAAVVTGKRDVKVKALEAAEAAKRMAEKKENERKMKKEVLRLERERLELELQKKKKEEERKKKEEQMAAKKRQMEDEEKKEKEKKRKRVNDKKKQQQDHMKIQAKKEEIKIQRRATDEVQENKKIIDERENHKNLSVQDKRECNMEKISETEPLTMVDLANDKKESHPDYSESVNDCANNGQVMDNLIKATEDDDLIIKDSLQEQSYDISPYRGSDDEDEDEDDLPNNKLIPSWASKHSLSLIVSSQKMDPETIFPPQSFCNIAEVLLPRKLQLQ; encoded by the exons ATGTCGGCGATGGAGAAGCACGTCGTGCAGATCTTCGAGCGAAAGAAGCGAATCATCGACCAATCACGACAACAGTGCCATCTCTGGGAGCAACACCTTTTCCCCAAACTCCGCCTCAACGGAATTCCCCCTCCGCCATGGCTCTGCAACTCTTCCCGTCACGCAGATCCACAAG GGTTAAGCAAAGATGATCTCGTTTCCGAAGTTCTAATTTCGCAACCACAATATAGAGTTCCTTTCCCCAGTGTGTGCAGCAATCTCGATTCTGTGTCCTATGGTGTTCAGTATCCAATTGGTTTGCATAATGAAGGTCGTGCTTTAGAAAAGGAGTGTAACACGGGAGATGGGGTTTCGAATTTTCCAGATTGTCCTGTCAACTATGCTGTATGTGCCTCAAGTGGTCCTCCTGAATTGGATTCAGGTGCTGTATCACCACCTCAGAATCAGATTGAAACAAGGGCCTCAGACAGTCACCACGACCCAGCTCCGTCTCTCGCAAAGTTGCAAAGGTCAAAGTCGAGGCAGAAGGCTCTGGAGCTACGTAATAGTGCAAAAGCACCCAGACGATTGTCAGGAGAAGATGATAATGCCTGTGTCTGTGCTGGCACAGTTACAGGTTCTGCACCCTCAACTCAAGAGGCAGAACATGCAATGGAGTCGGATGTGGTCAAAGATTTTCATTCCAACATCCAAAGTTGTTCCATGGAAGAAATGGAAGCATGTGTCTATGTAACTAACTACTCTGGCCGGATGACAAGATCTAAAAGCTCATCCCAGAAATTCAACTCTTtgaatgttgctagtccttctGTAGCGAAGGAAGATGGCCCTCTGCCTAATAATTTGAATGAGTCATTCGAGATAGTCAACCAACCTTGTTTTGCAAATGCAAGTTGTGGCATCAATGAAGCAAATAAACGAGAGTATCAGAGCAAGGAAGCTGGAAAAAGTGTGTATGATGAGAGATTAACAGAATCTAGAAGTTCTAGCCAGGCCAGATGTAACCGTGAATTGTTGAAGCTTGATAGCACCTTGGGCAGTGGCAAAGGAGTTGACTTCTGTGATCATAGACAACCAATTACACATGCTCAACTAACAGATTTAAGCAAAGCCTCTGATTGTAACAATGGAAGTGGTAGGAATACAGTTAAAGATGGCAATTCCTGCCTCAGCAAACAAGAAAGTAACATTCATGGTATGATAAAGTTACTTAGAGGTTCCTGCCCGTCACCAGGTCATGATCTTATGATGACTGGTGGTTTTGTAAGGTCTATTGACAAATCAGTGCCATTACCTCAACCTTCAATTTCACAGAATTCACAGGATCTTGTGCTGTCTGTTGTTGGGACATTCAATAGTCAAAAGGATCTGGACTTTTCTGCGCTAAAACCAAACGATCGTTTGAGTAGAAGTGGTTCTGAAAAGATTGAAAAAGTACTGAAGTCTTCCAGATACAATTTCTGTGAGCAGAGTGCTACCTGCTCTGAATCTGCTGGTAAGAAGTCTTGGAATGTACCGCCTACCAAACTGGATGCTAGAAGGTTATCCTCAAGTCCAGAGTATTCCAAATTAGATACAGAAATTGGCAGGAATTCTGCAGACAAGGAGAACGTTGCGGCACTAGCTGCTTCTGGAAAAATGAGGGCTGTGGTTACTTCTGCAAATGAAGGATCATTAAGGCCAGTGAGTTCTTCCAATTTATATGGTGGGCCTTCAAATTTAGAATCAGTATATGTTGAAGCAGCGGTGGATGAGAAAGTCTTGGATGTTCAAGAAAATATACCGTATGGTGCCCTTCCCACTGATAATGTTGAGCACAGATCTGCTGCAATTGTTGGCAAAGTTGAAGCTGACTTTGATGGATTAGTTGAAAAAGATCCTTATTGTGTTATCCCTAAGGTTGGGCAGAATGTATCAGTCTTGAAGCCGCCCACTGATTTTACCATGTCTGTGATGCCTAAGcaacttgattttgatgatgtagaGGAGACAAGTATGAGTGGAATTTGTAGTCCTGATTTGAAAGAGGGTCAACAGGGAGTGTCACCAGAAGAACCTCTGAACTCTTTGGAACCTGTAAAATTACTTGAAGAGGAAACTTCTTCTGTATGCCAAAGTAAGTGCAACTCCTTAGGGGAGATGCCTTCGCTGCAAATGCAGGAAGTACCGATCAGAGAAGAGGAGCCTCGTATGGAATATTGTGCAAGTCACTTAGAGGAGGAAGATATAGCTAGGGAAACACTAAGTGCCGCGCCACCAAACAAAGAGATGCCTATGGTTCAGAATGGATTCTGTATTCTTACTTCTTCGTTGATGAATCATTCTTGTCCTTCACAAGTTGCCGGTGAAAATTCATCAAGAAGTTTGTCAAAAGAAGTTATGCCAACCAAATTTGTTTCAGTAAACAGTACACTAGAAAATGATGAAAGTAGTGCTAAGTTGGCAGATTCTTCTGAAGCAGTTACGGGAAATGATCTGCATAAATCCACAGATGCAAATGTTACAAATTTCACTGTTGCGTTCCCATTTTCTGCTCCCATGGCTGATGTGAATGTTGGTTTGGCACGACAGGGCCCTAATAGCATTACCTTGTGTCAAGATGGTGACGTGTTGCGGAAGACATTGCTCAGCGAAGGAAAAATTACCAGTTTTTCACCTGATTTCCAGATTTTCAGAAGTTCCACTAAAAGTTTCACTTATGATGTGGAACATTCTTGTCCTCAGCATAAAAGAAGGAAGATTGAAATTGAAACGGAGAGATTTCGAGCCGCCTCTTCAAACCTCTTGGAAAAACCATGTGATTCTATTGACCAAAGGCCCGCAAGTAGAAACTTGAGTATTGAAGAAGACAGCCGGGAGATTGCCCTAGAAGTTCAAAATTTGCCATCTGATCCAGAGGATGATATAGGACATCAATCTATTAGTAACATCCCAACAGATGAAATGCAATACAACGGGGAATGCCAAACAATGGAAGACTCTTCACTTAAAGTGCGAAAAGAAGAG AAATGTACTTTGGATGGAAGAGACAGAAGTGAAGACACCCTTCTGTTGGCAGTGGCAAATCCATCAGGTTTTAGTATTGACTCAACGATGGGATGCACCATGGATGAGAAGGTGGAGTCGTGGCATCATCAGGTCAGTTGTGGACAGGAATGTGCAGAACATCTGAGTTGTGTTGAAAAAAGCACCTCAAGTAGAAGAGTGTATCCAGGAGGAAATGCTAAATTCTCAGATGGAATGTCTGCTTCTCCAGGAATGCAATGCTTGGATTTGGTTGGTACAGATGAGACTATACCAGAGCTTGAAGGGTTCATTATGCAAGCAGATAATGCACAGCCATGCATTACTGGAGATCAAATGGATTTGGAAGAGATGGATTTGGAAAAGATGGATTTGGAAGAGATAGATCTTCCAAGTAACTCAATAGATTATACATCCCTTGGTAAATCTAGGTTCATGCATTCTTCATTGTGCAATACTTTAACCCCATATAAGATTCATAACGTACCAGAGCCCTATCAGTCTTTACCTAATGGACTTCTGAAGGGCTTAGGTATAAGGACTTCCCTTCCTCTAAGCGATGGAAGTCCAAGGTCCCTTTCTGATTGCCAACCAAATTGCAAGGGTCAGTACACTTCTTCAGTTCAAACTCTTTGGGATCGAATTAATTCGAACCTGGGCAGTTCAGGAAAGCGTAGGAGTTTAAAACTAGACCTTCCCTGCATtactgaagaaaatgaaaatgtggACGAGATTCCTGGTACATTCCAAAGGGGCATTGGTTCCGAAGGAATGGCTGGTTCAAATATTAGAGAACCCCTAGCTGAGATTGTAGATAATGCAAACCCCTCTACGTCAGTTTTACAAGATGATATATTAACAGGTGGACGTAAAGATATTTTAAGCACAGAGTTTAATCTCAGTGGGACTTGcgataaggtaaaaaataagCTTGACAAGCAGGATGGCAATAGGAAAAGATTCACAAGAAAGGGGAAGGAGAACCATAATATTTCTCTTGGAGCGAATGGTGTCAAGAGGACTGCTGGATCAGTTTGCAAAAGGCCGAAGTTATCTGGAAAAGATAGTATGAAACAAGGCCCCATTAACAATATTGTATCCAACGTTTCTTCCTTTATTCCATTagttcaacaaaaacaagcgGCTGCTGTTGTTACAG GCAAGAGAGATGTCAAAGTGAAGGCCCTGGAGGCAGCTGAGGCTGCCAAGCGTATGgctgaaaaaaaagagaacgaGCGCAAGATGAAGAAGGAGGTGTTGCGACTTGAGCGGGAAAGGTTGGAGCTGGAGctgcagaagaaaaagaaagaggaagaacgaaagaaaaaagaggaacaAATGGCAGCAAAGAAGCGGCAGAtggaagatgaagaaaaaaaggagaaagaaaaaaaaaggaagcgaGTTAATGACAAGAAGAAGCAGCAGCAAGACCATATGAAGATACAGGCCAAGAAGGAAGAGATAAAAATACAACGCCGAGCTACG GATGAAGtccaagaaaataagaaaattatagatgaaagagaaaatCATAAGAATTTGTCGGTGCAAGACAAAAGAGAGTGCAATATGGAGAAAATTTCTGAAACCGAACCGTTGACCATGGTGGATTTGGCAAATGACAAAAAAGAATCGCATCCTGATTATTCGGAATCTGTGAATGATTGTGCTAATAATGGACag GTAATGGACAATCTGATTAAAGCCACTGAAGATGATGACTTGATCATAAAAGACTCACTTCAAGAGCAGTCATACGATATCTCTCCATATAGAGGttcagatgatgaagatgaagacgAGGATGACCTTCCAAATAATAAGTTAATCCCTTCATGGGCAAG TAAGCATAGCCTGTCTCTGATTGTTTCTTCCCAGAAAATGGACCCAGAAACGATATTTCCTCCGCAAAGTTTTTGTAATATAGCAGAag TTCTCCTGCCTCGGAAGCTTCAGTTACAGTAG
- the LOC100816990 gene encoding uncharacterized protein isoform X2: MSAMEKHVVQIFERKKRIIDQSRQQCHLWEQHLFPKLRLNGIPPPPWLCNSSRHADPQGLSKDDLVSEVLISQPQYRVPFPSVCSNLDSVSYGVQYPIGLHNEGRALEKECNTGDGVSNFPDCPVNYAVCASSGPPELDSGAVSPPQNQIETRASDSHHDPAPSLAKLQRSKSRQKALELRNSAKAPRRLSGEDDNACVCAGTVTGSAPSTQEAEHAMESDVVKDFHSNIQSCSMEEMEACVYVTNYSGRMTRSKSSSQKFNSLNVASPSVAKEDGPLPNNLNESFEIVNQPCFANASCGINEANKREYQSKEAGKSVYDERLTESRSSSQARCNRELLKLDSTLGSGKGVDFCDHRQPITHAQLTDLSKASDCNNGSGRNTVKDGNSCLSKQESNIHGMIKLLRGSCPSPGHDLMMTGGFVRSIDKSVPLPQPSISQNSQDLVLSVVGTFNSQKDLDFSALKPNDRLSRSGSEKIEKVLKSSRYNFCEQSATCSESAGKKSWNVPPTKLDARRLSSSPEYSKLDTEIGRNSADKENVAALAASGKMRAVVTSANEGSLRPVSSSNLYGGPSNLESVYVEAAVDEKVLDVQENIPYGALPTDNVEHRSAAIVGKVEADFDGLVEKDPYCVIPKVGQNVSVLKPPTDFTMSVMPKQLDFDDVEETSMSGICSPDLKEGQQGVSPEEPLNSLEPVKLLEEETSSVCQSKCNSLGEMPSLQMQEVPIREEEPRMEYCASHLEEEDIARETLSAAPPNKEMPMVQNGFCILTSSLMNHSCPSQVAGENSSRSLSKEVMPTKFVSVNSTLENDESSAKLADSSEAVTGNDLHKSTDANVTNFTVAFPFSAPMADVNVGLARQGPNSITLCQDGDVLRKTLLSEGKITSFSPDFQIFRSSTKSFTYDVEHSCPQHKRRKIEIETERFRAASSNLLEKPCDSIDQRPASRNLSIEEDSREIALEVQNLPSDPEDDIGHQSISNIPTDEMQYNGECQTMEDSSLKVRKEEKCTLDGRDRSEDTLLLAVANPSGFSIDSTMGCTMDEKVESWHHQVSCGQECAEHLSCVEKSTSSRRVYPGGNAKFSDGMSASPGMQCLDLVGTDETIPELEGFIMQADNAQPCITGDQMDLEEMDLEKMDLEEIDLPSNSIDYTSLGKSRFMHSSLCNTLTPYKIHNVPEPYQSLPNGLLKGLGIRTSLPLSDGSPRSLSDCQPNCKGQYTSSVQTLWDRINSNLGSSGKRRSLKLDLPCITEENENVDEIPGTFQRGIGSEGMAGSNIREPLAEIVDNANPSTSVLQDDILTGGRKDILSTEFNLSGTCDKVKNKLDKQDGNRKRFTRKGKENHNISLGANGVKRTAGSVCKRPKLSGKDSMKQGPINNIVSNVSSFIPLVQQKQAAAVVTGKRDVKVKALEAAEAAKRMAEKKENERKMKKEVLRLERERLELELQKKKKEEERKKKEEQMAAKKRQMEDEEKKEKEKKRKRVNDKKKQQQDHMKIQAKKEEIKIQRRATVMDNLIKATEDDDLIIKDSLQEQSYDISPYRGSDDEDEDEDDLPNNKLIPSWASKHSLSLIVSSQKMDPETIFPPQSFCNIAEVLLPRKLQLQ; this comes from the exons ATGTCGGCGATGGAGAAGCACGTCGTGCAGATCTTCGAGCGAAAGAAGCGAATCATCGACCAATCACGACAACAGTGCCATCTCTGGGAGCAACACCTTTTCCCCAAACTCCGCCTCAACGGAATTCCCCCTCCGCCATGGCTCTGCAACTCTTCCCGTCACGCAGATCCACAAG GGTTAAGCAAAGATGATCTCGTTTCCGAAGTTCTAATTTCGCAACCACAATATAGAGTTCCTTTCCCCAGTGTGTGCAGCAATCTCGATTCTGTGTCCTATGGTGTTCAGTATCCAATTGGTTTGCATAATGAAGGTCGTGCTTTAGAAAAGGAGTGTAACACGGGAGATGGGGTTTCGAATTTTCCAGATTGTCCTGTCAACTATGCTGTATGTGCCTCAAGTGGTCCTCCTGAATTGGATTCAGGTGCTGTATCACCACCTCAGAATCAGATTGAAACAAGGGCCTCAGACAGTCACCACGACCCAGCTCCGTCTCTCGCAAAGTTGCAAAGGTCAAAGTCGAGGCAGAAGGCTCTGGAGCTACGTAATAGTGCAAAAGCACCCAGACGATTGTCAGGAGAAGATGATAATGCCTGTGTCTGTGCTGGCACAGTTACAGGTTCTGCACCCTCAACTCAAGAGGCAGAACATGCAATGGAGTCGGATGTGGTCAAAGATTTTCATTCCAACATCCAAAGTTGTTCCATGGAAGAAATGGAAGCATGTGTCTATGTAACTAACTACTCTGGCCGGATGACAAGATCTAAAAGCTCATCCCAGAAATTCAACTCTTtgaatgttgctagtccttctGTAGCGAAGGAAGATGGCCCTCTGCCTAATAATTTGAATGAGTCATTCGAGATAGTCAACCAACCTTGTTTTGCAAATGCAAGTTGTGGCATCAATGAAGCAAATAAACGAGAGTATCAGAGCAAGGAAGCTGGAAAAAGTGTGTATGATGAGAGATTAACAGAATCTAGAAGTTCTAGCCAGGCCAGATGTAACCGTGAATTGTTGAAGCTTGATAGCACCTTGGGCAGTGGCAAAGGAGTTGACTTCTGTGATCATAGACAACCAATTACACATGCTCAACTAACAGATTTAAGCAAAGCCTCTGATTGTAACAATGGAAGTGGTAGGAATACAGTTAAAGATGGCAATTCCTGCCTCAGCAAACAAGAAAGTAACATTCATGGTATGATAAAGTTACTTAGAGGTTCCTGCCCGTCACCAGGTCATGATCTTATGATGACTGGTGGTTTTGTAAGGTCTATTGACAAATCAGTGCCATTACCTCAACCTTCAATTTCACAGAATTCACAGGATCTTGTGCTGTCTGTTGTTGGGACATTCAATAGTCAAAAGGATCTGGACTTTTCTGCGCTAAAACCAAACGATCGTTTGAGTAGAAGTGGTTCTGAAAAGATTGAAAAAGTACTGAAGTCTTCCAGATACAATTTCTGTGAGCAGAGTGCTACCTGCTCTGAATCTGCTGGTAAGAAGTCTTGGAATGTACCGCCTACCAAACTGGATGCTAGAAGGTTATCCTCAAGTCCAGAGTATTCCAAATTAGATACAGAAATTGGCAGGAATTCTGCAGACAAGGAGAACGTTGCGGCACTAGCTGCTTCTGGAAAAATGAGGGCTGTGGTTACTTCTGCAAATGAAGGATCATTAAGGCCAGTGAGTTCTTCCAATTTATATGGTGGGCCTTCAAATTTAGAATCAGTATATGTTGAAGCAGCGGTGGATGAGAAAGTCTTGGATGTTCAAGAAAATATACCGTATGGTGCCCTTCCCACTGATAATGTTGAGCACAGATCTGCTGCAATTGTTGGCAAAGTTGAAGCTGACTTTGATGGATTAGTTGAAAAAGATCCTTATTGTGTTATCCCTAAGGTTGGGCAGAATGTATCAGTCTTGAAGCCGCCCACTGATTTTACCATGTCTGTGATGCCTAAGcaacttgattttgatgatgtagaGGAGACAAGTATGAGTGGAATTTGTAGTCCTGATTTGAAAGAGGGTCAACAGGGAGTGTCACCAGAAGAACCTCTGAACTCTTTGGAACCTGTAAAATTACTTGAAGAGGAAACTTCTTCTGTATGCCAAAGTAAGTGCAACTCCTTAGGGGAGATGCCTTCGCTGCAAATGCAGGAAGTACCGATCAGAGAAGAGGAGCCTCGTATGGAATATTGTGCAAGTCACTTAGAGGAGGAAGATATAGCTAGGGAAACACTAAGTGCCGCGCCACCAAACAAAGAGATGCCTATGGTTCAGAATGGATTCTGTATTCTTACTTCTTCGTTGATGAATCATTCTTGTCCTTCACAAGTTGCCGGTGAAAATTCATCAAGAAGTTTGTCAAAAGAAGTTATGCCAACCAAATTTGTTTCAGTAAACAGTACACTAGAAAATGATGAAAGTAGTGCTAAGTTGGCAGATTCTTCTGAAGCAGTTACGGGAAATGATCTGCATAAATCCACAGATGCAAATGTTACAAATTTCACTGTTGCGTTCCCATTTTCTGCTCCCATGGCTGATGTGAATGTTGGTTTGGCACGACAGGGCCCTAATAGCATTACCTTGTGTCAAGATGGTGACGTGTTGCGGAAGACATTGCTCAGCGAAGGAAAAATTACCAGTTTTTCACCTGATTTCCAGATTTTCAGAAGTTCCACTAAAAGTTTCACTTATGATGTGGAACATTCTTGTCCTCAGCATAAAAGAAGGAAGATTGAAATTGAAACGGAGAGATTTCGAGCCGCCTCTTCAAACCTCTTGGAAAAACCATGTGATTCTATTGACCAAAGGCCCGCAAGTAGAAACTTGAGTATTGAAGAAGACAGCCGGGAGATTGCCCTAGAAGTTCAAAATTTGCCATCTGATCCAGAGGATGATATAGGACATCAATCTATTAGTAACATCCCAACAGATGAAATGCAATACAACGGGGAATGCCAAACAATGGAAGACTCTTCACTTAAAGTGCGAAAAGAAGAG AAATGTACTTTGGATGGAAGAGACAGAAGTGAAGACACCCTTCTGTTGGCAGTGGCAAATCCATCAGGTTTTAGTATTGACTCAACGATGGGATGCACCATGGATGAGAAGGTGGAGTCGTGGCATCATCAGGTCAGTTGTGGACAGGAATGTGCAGAACATCTGAGTTGTGTTGAAAAAAGCACCTCAAGTAGAAGAGTGTATCCAGGAGGAAATGCTAAATTCTCAGATGGAATGTCTGCTTCTCCAGGAATGCAATGCTTGGATTTGGTTGGTACAGATGAGACTATACCAGAGCTTGAAGGGTTCATTATGCAAGCAGATAATGCACAGCCATGCATTACTGGAGATCAAATGGATTTGGAAGAGATGGATTTGGAAAAGATGGATTTGGAAGAGATAGATCTTCCAAGTAACTCAATAGATTATACATCCCTTGGTAAATCTAGGTTCATGCATTCTTCATTGTGCAATACTTTAACCCCATATAAGATTCATAACGTACCAGAGCCCTATCAGTCTTTACCTAATGGACTTCTGAAGGGCTTAGGTATAAGGACTTCCCTTCCTCTAAGCGATGGAAGTCCAAGGTCCCTTTCTGATTGCCAACCAAATTGCAAGGGTCAGTACACTTCTTCAGTTCAAACTCTTTGGGATCGAATTAATTCGAACCTGGGCAGTTCAGGAAAGCGTAGGAGTTTAAAACTAGACCTTCCCTGCATtactgaagaaaatgaaaatgtggACGAGATTCCTGGTACATTCCAAAGGGGCATTGGTTCCGAAGGAATGGCTGGTTCAAATATTAGAGAACCCCTAGCTGAGATTGTAGATAATGCAAACCCCTCTACGTCAGTTTTACAAGATGATATATTAACAGGTGGACGTAAAGATATTTTAAGCACAGAGTTTAATCTCAGTGGGACTTGcgataaggtaaaaaataagCTTGACAAGCAGGATGGCAATAGGAAAAGATTCACAAGAAAGGGGAAGGAGAACCATAATATTTCTCTTGGAGCGAATGGTGTCAAGAGGACTGCTGGATCAGTTTGCAAAAGGCCGAAGTTATCTGGAAAAGATAGTATGAAACAAGGCCCCATTAACAATATTGTATCCAACGTTTCTTCCTTTATTCCATTagttcaacaaaaacaagcgGCTGCTGTTGTTACAG GCAAGAGAGATGTCAAAGTGAAGGCCCTGGAGGCAGCTGAGGCTGCCAAGCGTATGgctgaaaaaaaagagaacgaGCGCAAGATGAAGAAGGAGGTGTTGCGACTTGAGCGGGAAAGGTTGGAGCTGGAGctgcagaagaaaaagaaagaggaagaacgaaagaaaaaagaggaacaAATGGCAGCAAAGAAGCGGCAGAtggaagatgaagaaaaaaaggagaaagaaaaaaaaaggaagcgaGTTAATGACAAGAAGAAGCAGCAGCAAGACCATATGAAGATACAGGCCAAGAAGGAAGAGATAAAAATACAACGCCGAGCTACG GTAATGGACAATCTGATTAAAGCCACTGAAGATGATGACTTGATCATAAAAGACTCACTTCAAGAGCAGTCATACGATATCTCTCCATATAGAGGttcagatgatgaagatgaagacgAGGATGACCTTCCAAATAATAAGTTAATCCCTTCATGGGCAAG TAAGCATAGCCTGTCTCTGATTGTTTCTTCCCAGAAAATGGACCCAGAAACGATATTTCCTCCGCAAAGTTTTTGTAATATAGCAGAag TTCTCCTGCCTCGGAAGCTTCAGTTACAGTAG